CACAGATTATTTCTTATATCTCTTTTAGAAATGCAACGTATCCTTTTACAGCTTCATATATATCTGCTTTACTTGCTACTTCCCAAGGTGCATGCATATTGTGAAGTGCTATTCCACAATCTATAACTTGCATATTGTACTCTGCCAGTATATAAGCTATAGTTCCACCACCGCCCTGGTCTACCTTACCAAGTTCCGCGGTTTGCCAGGATACATCGTTTTTATCCATTATATTTCTTATTTCAGCTATATATTCTGGATTCGCATCATTACAACCTGACTTTCCTCTTGCACCAGTATATTTATTAAATACTACTCCCTTTCCGAAATATGCTGCATTATTTTTATCCATTACAGAAGGATAATTTGGATCAAAGGCAGCGCTTACGTCAGAAGACAGCATTTTCGAATTCGTTAAAGCCCTTCTAAGTTTTAAATCGCTGTATTCTTCGCATAGTGACATTACTTCAGCTACTGTATTTTCAAAAAACCTTGATTGCATTCCTGTAGCTCCTACGCTTCCTATTTCTTCTTTATCTACTAAAAGAGTAACACAGGTCTTGTTTGGATTTTCTATTTTCATCATGGCATCAAAAGAAGTATAAGCACATATTTTATCATCATGGCCATAAGCCATAACCATACTGCTGTCAAGTCCAAAATCTCTGGCAGGCCCTGCTGGAACTACTTCTACTTCTGCAGATACAAAATCCTCTTCTTCTATTCCATATTTGTCGTTTAAAATTCTCAATATGTTCTTTTTTACTCTATTTTTAGCTTCTTTGTCCTCTATTGGAATACTTCCAATTAGAACATTTAAATCTTCTCCTTCTACAACTTTGTTTCCTTTTTTATCCATTTGATCTCCTGCAAGATGTACAAGTAAGTCAGATACTCCAACTACAGGATCTCCATCCTCTTCTCCTATTACTATTTCTACCTTGGTTCCATCTTTTTTTATAACTACACCATGAATGGCAAGTGGAAGGGTAACCCACTGATATTTCTTTATACCTCCATAATAATGGGTATCAAACAGCGCAAGGTCAGCATCCTCATAAAGAGGGTTTTGCTTTAAATCAAGTCGTGGAGAGTCTATATGAGCTCCAAGTATCCTCATCCCTTTTTCCATATTCTCCGTACCTATTACAAAAAGAGCTAAATTTTTATTTTTATTATTAGCATAAACCTTATCTCCTACTTTTAAAGTAGATTTTGCATTCATTATATCCTCTATATTTTTATATCCGTTTTTTTCAGCTCTCAATATAAATTCTTTTACACATTCTCTCTCTGTCTTGCATTTAGACATAAATTTTTCATACTCATCTGAAATTTTAAAGAGTATTTTAAAATCTTTTTTTGAATATTTGTCCCATGCATATTTATATTCCTTAGTTAAATTTTTTGACATTTTATCTCTCCTCTTCTATATTAATGTTATTGTATTAGCAAATAAATGTTACGTTTCACTTTATTAACAATTATATTCTATCACAAAATACACCAATACATTAATATTTATATTTTCTGAGGTGTTAGTCTAAAAAGATCATCAATTAAAAGGACTAACACATACCAATTAACTCAACTTTCACATATATAAAACTTTGATTTAATATAAAAAAATTGCAAAGCAAAGATTCGTAAGTTAAGAATTAATAATGAAAAATATTGTTTCGCAAAGTTTTTAAACTCCGAAAATTAAGTAACTAATTAGTAGGCAGCCCATTGCAACTTTATATTAAAACCACTTTTTCCTCTTAAATATACATATAAGAATGACTGCCACAAGAAACATAATTATTACTACATAGTGGCATCCATTTTCTATCTCCATAAATGGTATTCCTTTTAGATTCATACCATAGATACTACTTATGAGATCTAATGGTAAGAATATACTAGCTATTACAGTAAAAACTTTCATAACTTCATTGGTTTTATTTGCAGTTTCAGATTCAAAAGCTTCCCTCACTAAAGCCAGATCTTGAACTAAACTTTCAACAGAAAACATAAGTTTTTCTATTTTTCTATTTAAATTGCTAAAGTATTCTAAGATATCTTTTTCTATTACCAGATTGTCATTCATAACCAAGCTATCTCCTATGTATATAAGTGGATTCAAATATTTTCTTACTTTATAAACCTGTCTTCTCAAGGTTATCAAACCATCTATCTGATCATGTTTTGGATTTTTTAAAACATCTATTTCAATTTTATCTGCTTTAACCTCTAATGCAGATATTATATCATAGTTTTTTATAACTATTCTGTCTAAAATATAGTAAAGTAATATAGATGCCCTCGGATTGTCCTTTAGTAAAAAGCAATTTTTGGAGTCATCCATATCTTGTATTAAATCATCTAATATATCAATTTTATCTTTGTATACAGTTATTATATAATTTCTACTTAAAAATACATTCAATTCTTTAGGAATTACTATTTCTTCTACATAATTGAGTATATTAAGTATTATAAAAAGATACCCATTGAAAAAGTTTATTTTTGATACTTGTGAAAAACTTTTACATTCCTCTATACTATCTCTATCTATGTCTACAAAATCCTTTAACTTTTCAATTTCATCTGCATGAAGTAATATCCAATAATGTCTGCTTATAAAATCAATTTTTTCCGTAACTTCTTTAAAGCCATTATCTATATCAAGTATTTTCATAAAAAACACCACCAATGTAAACATAAAAATAAGTTCATCCTTATTAGTGTGTTAATTTTAATTAGAAATAATTCATTACTTGACAGATATAATTTTATGACAAAAAATATAGTATAAACAGAGTTCTTGGCATCAGATAAAAATACTATAGTGCCAAAGTTAAACGAAATAAAAAAAGTATTGTCCATAAACCCTCTCAGCAACATAAAGGACGCAATACTTTTAATATCTATCTATGAATATTTTAATCAGAAATTATACCATCTATAAACATATCATGTTCTTCCATGGGGACTTCATCTAGTATCTGAAACCTATATGCAAGGGCAATTTTTTTGGAGTTCTCTCTAAGCTTTTTAAAAAACCTATCGTAATATCCTCCTCCATATCCAACTCTCCCACCTCTTTTATCAAAGGCTACTCCTGGAATATAACACAAATCTATAGAGTATTCTTCTACTTTAGATTTTGTATCTTCTGGTTCCAATATACCATATGCCCCACTTTTTAATTCACTAAAATCATGTATTCTAACTGCAACCATTCCATCCTCTTTAGATATAACTTTAGGAACACAAACATTTTTTTCCTGCTCAAGTGCCTTTTTTATGATTCTATGAGTGTCTACTTCACTTCCGTAACTTACAAATATAAATATACTGTTAGCCTTATTATATTCTTCACTCTCTATAACTTTTTGAAGTACACTGTTGTCCAATTTTTCTTTTTGCAAATTAGATAATTTATTTCTCTCTTCTTTCATTTTCTTTCTTATAATACTCTTATCCATTTTTCTTTCTCGCCACCTCATTTATTCTTTCACTTATTACATCTACAGGAGTTACATTTGATATAAGACTGTATCTGTAATTTGCTGCAGCGGCCTCTATTATGACTGCCAGATTTCTTCCTGGCCTAATTGGAATTTTTAATTTTCTTACAGGTACATTTAATATATTTAAATACTCTTTGTCTATTCCAAGTCTATCATAATTTTCATCTTCTTTCCACTGCTCCAGATATATTATCATGTTAATATCCTTTGACTTAAGTACAGAACTCAACCCATAAAGGGCAGGTATATCAATTATCCCCATTCCTCTAACTTCTATCATTCCTGAAGTAATATACGGCGATGTTCCATGAAGTACCCCATCTATTTGCTTTATATCTACTGCATCATCTGCAACTAAACGATGCCCCCTTTTTATAAGTTCAAGTGCAGTCTCACTTTTTCCTATACCACTTTCTCCAGTTATAAGTATTCCAATACCATAAACATCTACAAGGACACCATGTATCCTTGTTTCAGGTGCTAATTTATCATCTAAATAATTCATAACCTTATTTATAAACCTTGTAGATATATTATCAGTTCTTAGTATCCACCTTTTATTCAAGATAGCACTCTCTAAGAACTCCTTATGAGGTACCAAATTTCTAGTTATTATGGTACATGGATTGTCAAATTCAAAATATTTTCCCAGCCTTTTTTTCCTAAGTTCAGGCTGCATAGCATCTAAAAAACTCCATTCCGCCTTGCCTACTATCTGAACTCTCTCATTAGCATAATAATTATAAAACCCACTAAATTGAAGCCCAGGTCTATTTATATCACTTTCCTTTATTTCATTTACATTTTCTCCTCTATTTATAACTTCCAAATTCAAATCATTTATAATATCTACTACTGTTACTGGCATTTTCTCACCTCTTAATTGAGTTCATCTTCATCAGATTTTGGTTGTATAGCTCCAAGCTGAGCTTTTAAATTTTTCCTTATATTGTTTATATACTTCTCTCTAAGCCTTCTCTGTTCCTCTTTTTCATCTTCTGTAAGTTGTGAAGTTTTACTCTTTTTATAAAGAAAATTTATTCTTTCAGTTAATTTGTCCATTCTATAGCTGCACTCCTAACTTTATAATTTATCTGATGGCTACCTACTGTAACACTCCCACGCACTCTGTGAAAGCGACTATCACCAAATCAAAGATTTGAGATATCTGCTTTTCTATCAAAGCGGGAGCTAACAGTAGCTACGCCCCTAGATAATTCATCTAAACTTAGTGGGAGAAACAAATTTCCACTAAGTAAGATTCATTGATGCACTTATTCAGTTTTATTTTCCACAAATTACTCCATATTGTCAACTATTTTATAATAGTTAAAATAGTAAGTTTATAAATATGCTAAAAACTTTTAGACATTATTTTGATTTGTAAAATTTATCCATGGTGATTCATATCAGTATATGAAGACATTTTTTTCTTTTTTCCACATTTTCTCCACAGAATAATCCACACCTTATCTACAGAAGTTATGTTTATTTTTGTAATATACTGCAAATTGGTGACTAATAAAAGATATGGTTATTTTCTTATTATCTGGTAAAATATAAGAGTACAAAGTTTCTTGTGGAGGAATGATAATGAATGATAATTTGAGAATTTTAGATGTTGAAATAAACAATCTAAAGGAAACTTTATATCTATTAATGAAAACTAGTAGTCTTACGGACGAAATTGTTGTAAAGTGCAGTGAAAAATTGGACAGGCTAATTCTACAATACCAAAAGGAAAATAAATTTAGTTAATTTATTTTAGCTGAATTTTATTTTTTCTTTCTATTTTCTTCTTTTCAAATTTATTCTTCTCAATAGACTTAAAATCATTACATTCATTTGAATTTTAAGTTATAGATATTTGAACCATATATGTAAAATTAAAATAGAATAATGCTTAAAATAAATTCTAAAAATAACATTGAACTTAAATTTGCATTTTACCAAAAGTTAAATTAGGGAGGTAACTTAAATGGACGTTAGTGTAATAGGTGTACCTATCTTTTTTGGTTCTGACAAAAAAGGTACAGAATACGGTCCTAAAAAGTTAAGGCAAAAAAATATAATAGATATTTTAAATAAAAGTGGCCATACGACTTATGATGCTGGAGATATCCATGTTTTAAATATACCTGAAGATGAGAAATATACATTTAATTCTCATATGAAGTATTTAAAACCAATACTAGATGCAAATAAGAATTTAGCTCATCAAGTTTACAGTTCACTATGTGCCCATAGTTTTCCCTTGACCATAGGCGGTGATCATTCTATAGGTCTTGGAAGTCTTTCAGGTACAAGCAAATACAATGAAAATATTGCAGTTATATGGCTAGATGCCCATGGGGATATAAATACAGATAAAACTTCCCCTTCAGGTAATGTACATGGAATGCCCCTTTCAGCTGCTATGGGATTTGGGTATGATAAACTTTCTAATCTCTATTATAAAGGTCCTAAAGTAAAGCCAGAAAATGTATTTATACTAGGTGCTAGGTCTTTAGATGAAGGTGAGCAGAATCTTTTAAAAGAGCAAAATATAAGTGTATACTCCACCGATGACATTCATGTAATGGGTATAAAAAATATAATGGATAAAATTTATTTAAAATTAAAAAGAAATAAAATACAATCTCTTCACTTGAGTTTCGATATAGACGTTTTAAATCCTCAATTAGTCCCTGGAACAGGTACCCCAGTTAAAAAAGGCATAAACGTTACAGAAGTTAAATATATATTAAAATATTTAATGGAAACCGGACTTGTAAAATCCATGGATATGGTGGAGTTAAACCCTAAATTGGATCGAGATGATAAAACTTCTAACTTATGTATAGATTTGCTTTCCTGGACTTTTCAGCATTTAAAATAAGGAAGGGACATATGCCCTTCCTTATTTTAAAGTAAATTTAAAAATTCATTTATAAACTCGTCTGCTTCTTTTAGCTTTTCTTCATTAGGTACAAATTTGAATCTAAAGCCGCTAGCTACTTTAAATTTCAATGACTTTAATCTCTCTGTGAGCATAGGCACACCTTCACCGCTCCATCCATAAGAACCAAATGCACCAGCTGCCTTTCCTCTATTTGTTATAGCACATACAAGTGAGAGCATATCCCATGCAGGTTTCACTGCATCTTGGTTTATAGTAGGTGAGCCCACTAATATACCTGAAGCTCCTTCAATGAGAGAAATAGCCTCTTCCATAGGAATAGAAGTTATTTCATGTGCCTCTGCCTTTATTCCTCTTGAATTAATTACATTTTCTATATATTTAGCAACTTTTTCTGTATTTCCATAAGCTGATATATAAAATATTTGAACATTTTTTTCTTTAGATTCTGTAAGAGCCCACTTCCTATAGGATTCAATAGATTTCTTTATGTCATCTATATGAACAGGTCCATGACTTGGACCTATCATATCAAAATCTAAATTCTTAATTTTATCAAGACCCATAAGTACAAATTTTTTAAATGGTCCCATTATTACATCAAAATAATATTTCATCTCATAATCATAATCAGCTGAATTGTCAGTAATTGAACCTTTAGGGCAATAGTGACATCCTAGAAAATCACAGGTAAATAATACTTTTTTACTTTGTATATAAGTAAACATCGTATCAGGCCAGTGTAAATTTGGTGACTTTATAAACTGCAAATTGGTATTTCCAAGACTCAATTCATTTGGGGCTTCCATACTCTTAAATTCTTTATTTGTTATATCCTTTAAATACATCAAAGCTGCTTTAG
The genomic region above belongs to Clostridium sp. AWRP and contains:
- a CDS encoding aminopeptidase, encoding MSKNLTKEYKYAWDKYSKKDFKILFKISDEYEKFMSKCKTERECVKEFILRAEKNGYKNIEDIMNAKSTLKVGDKVYANNKNKNLALFVIGTENMEKGMRILGAHIDSPRLDLKQNPLYEDADLALFDTHYYGGIKKYQWVTLPLAIHGVVIKKDGTKVEIVIGEEDGDPVVGVSDLLVHLAGDQMDKKGNKVVEGEDLNVLIGSIPIEDKEAKNRVKKNILRILNDKYGIEEEDFVSAEVEVVPAGPARDFGLDSSMVMAYGHDDKICAYTSFDAMMKIENPNKTCVTLLVDKEEIGSVGATGMQSRFFENTVAEVMSLCEEYSDLKLRRALTNSKMLSSDVSAAFDPNYPSVMDKNNAAYFGKGVVFNKYTGARGKSGCNDANPEYIAEIRNIMDKNDVSWQTAELGKVDQGGGGTIAYILAEYNMQVIDCGIALHNMHAPWEVASKADIYEAVKGYVAFLKEI
- a CDS encoding magnesium transporter CorA family protein, giving the protein MKILDIDNGFKEVTEKIDFISRHYWILLHADEIEKLKDFVDIDRDSIEECKSFSQVSKINFFNGYLFIILNILNYVEEIVIPKELNVFLSRNYIITVYKDKIDILDDLIQDMDDSKNCFLLKDNPRASILLYYILDRIVIKNYDIISALEVKADKIEIDVLKNPKHDQIDGLITLRRQVYKVRKYLNPLIYIGDSLVMNDNLVIEKDILEYFSNLNRKIEKLMFSVESLVQDLALVREAFESETANKTNEVMKVFTVIASIFLPLDLISSIYGMNLKGIPFMEIENGCHYVVIIMFLVAVILICIFKRKKWF
- a CDS encoding 5-formyltetrahydrofolate cyclo-ligase, translated to MDKSIIRKKMKEERNKLSNLQKEKLDNSVLQKVIESEEYNKANSIFIFVSYGSEVDTHRIIKKALEQEKNVCVPKVISKEDGMVAVRIHDFSELKSGAYGILEPEDTKSKVEEYSIDLCYIPGVAFDKRGGRVGYGGGYYDRFFKKLRENSKKIALAYRFQILDEVPMEEHDMFIDGIISD
- the hprK gene encoding HPr(Ser) kinase/phosphatase, with the protein product MPVTVVDIINDLNLEVINRGENVNEIKESDINRPGLQFSGFYNYYANERVQIVGKAEWSFLDAMQPELRKKRLGKYFEFDNPCTIITRNLVPHKEFLESAILNKRWILRTDNISTRFINKVMNYLDDKLAPETRIHGVLVDVYGIGILITGESGIGKSETALELIKRGHRLVADDAVDIKQIDGVLHGTSPYITSGMIEVRGMGIIDIPALYGLSSVLKSKDINMIIYLEQWKEDENYDRLGIDKEYLNILNVPVRKLKIPIRPGRNLAVIIEAAAANYRYSLISNVTPVDVISERINEVARKKNG
- a CDS encoding DUF896 domain-containing protein, whose amino-acid sequence is MDKLTERINFLYKKSKTSQLTEDEKEEQRRLREKYINNIRKNLKAQLGAIQPKSDEDELN
- a CDS encoding aspartyl-phosphate phosphatase Spo0E family protein codes for the protein MNDNLRILDVEINNLKETLYLLMKTSSLTDEIVVKCSEKLDRLILQYQKENKFS
- the rocF gene encoding arginase, producing the protein MDVSVIGVPIFFGSDKKGTEYGPKKLRQKNIIDILNKSGHTTYDAGDIHVLNIPEDEKYTFNSHMKYLKPILDANKNLAHQVYSSLCAHSFPLTIGGDHSIGLGSLSGTSKYNENIAVIWLDAHGDINTDKTSPSGNVHGMPLSAAMGFGYDKLSNLYYKGPKVKPENVFILGARSLDEGEQNLLKEQNISVYSTDDIHVMGIKNIMDKIYLKLKRNKIQSLHLSFDIDVLNPQLVPGTGTPVKKGINVTEVKYILKYLMETGLVKSMDMVELNPKLDRDDKTSNLCIDLLSWTFQHLK
- a CDS encoding FprA family A-type flavoprotein, coding for MENVKLKENIYWIGVKDPELKIFDIIMNTKEGSTYNSYLIDDEKVAVIDTVKDKNGFFEEYISNIKGIIGKRNIDYIIVQHTELDHSGSLAKLIDLYPEAVVIGTKAALMYLKDITNKEFKSMEAPNELSLGNTNLQFIKSPNLHWPDTMFTYIQSKKVLFTCDFLGCHYCPKGSITDNSADYDYEMKYYFDVIMGPFKKFVLMGLDKIKNLDFDMIGPSHGPVHIDDIKKSIESYRKWALTESKEKNVQIFYISAYGNTEKVAKYIENVINSRGIKAEAHEITSIPMEEAISLIEGASGILVGSPTINQDAVKPAWDMLSLVCAITNRGKAAGAFGSYGWSGEGVPMLTERLKSLKFKVASGFRFKFVPNEEKLKEADEFINEFLNLL